A single genomic interval of Solimonas sp. K1W22B-7 harbors:
- a CDS encoding glutaminyl-peptide cyclotransferase, with translation MSRRCNAHVLVVNIYLKINKKATPLSGATLKHSPMRTKKIAALCVLVVQFFACEMPANADGISVSAISHEVLRELDHDPKRFTQGLAVREGRLFESSGLYAQSALFETRLSDNRAVKRVSLPRTVFGEGLALHGDQVQVLSWREQRGFVFDLKLRLLREFRFSGEGWGLASDGRQLIRSDGSSQLSFMDPDTHRDLRRIQVHDGERSVTQLNELEFARGWILANIWHSDRVALIDPADGRVGGWLELGALRQRLPGAADLPYEAVLNGLAYDSAHDLLYVTGKWWPRLFALRVDWPPPPAPSADKR, from the coding sequence ATGAGCAGGAGATGCAACGCGCATGTCCTTGTTGTGAATATTTACTTAAAAATAAATAAAAAAGCAACGCCTTTATCTGGAGCGACTTTAAAACACTCGCCGATGCGCACCAAAAAAATTGCTGCACTTTGCGTTTTGGTCGTTCAGTTTTTCGCGTGCGAAATGCCCGCAAACGCTGATGGAATCAGCGTTTCAGCGATTTCGCATGAAGTGCTGCGCGAACTCGATCACGACCCGAAACGCTTCACTCAGGGACTTGCGGTCCGCGAGGGCCGATTGTTCGAGAGTAGCGGCCTTTACGCGCAATCTGCGCTGTTTGAAACCCGTTTGAGCGACAACCGGGCGGTAAAACGAGTGTCTTTGCCGCGCACGGTTTTCGGCGAAGGCCTGGCATTGCACGGCGACCAGGTGCAGGTACTGAGTTGGCGCGAGCAACGCGGTTTCGTGTTCGACCTGAAGCTGCGTTTGCTGCGCGAGTTCCGTTTTTCCGGCGAAGGCTGGGGCCTGGCCAGCGACGGCCGCCAATTGATCCGGAGCGATGGCTCGTCGCAGCTGAGCTTCATGGACCCGGACACGCATCGCGATCTGCGCCGCATACAAGTACATGATGGCGAACGATCGGTGACGCAGCTCAACGAACTGGAATTCGCGCGCGGCTGGATCCTGGCCAACATCTGGCACAGCGACCGCGTCGCATTGATCGACCCGGCGGACGGCCGCGTCGGCGGCTGGCTGGAACTGGGCGCGTTGCGCCAGCGCCTGCCCGGCGCCGCCGACCTGCCCTACGAGGCGGTGCTCAACGGCCTGGCCTACGACAGCGCGCATGACCTTTTATATGTCACCGGCAAATGGTGGCCGCGGCTGTTTGCCCTGCGCGTGGACTGGCCCCCGCCCCCGGCTCCTTCCGCGGACAAGCGGTAA
- a CDS encoding MotA/TolQ/ExbB proton channel family protein, producing the protein MDFFATVLRFFQSGGFFMYPIALVAVCAVAIAIERWFFLRRVQKENAVLWSEVAPLIAQGDLDSAARVTEGSDTAIARIISNGIAQARIENKRSEIEVAAEEGLMEVLPAIEKRTHYLGTFSNMSTLLGLLGTVIGLIGSFAALGAADPAEKADLLSKGISEAMNCTAFGLMVAIPSLLLHSYLQSRTTELIDGLEAVAGKFVNALSSRRR; encoded by the coding sequence ATGGATTTCTTTGCCACCGTTCTGCGCTTCTTCCAGTCAGGCGGCTTCTTCATGTACCCCATCGCCCTGGTGGCGGTCTGCGCCGTCGCCATCGCCATCGAGCGCTGGTTCTTCCTGCGCCGCGTGCAGAAGGAGAACGCCGTGCTGTGGTCCGAGGTGGCGCCGCTGATCGCCCAGGGTGACCTGGATTCCGCCGCCCGCGTGACCGAGGGCTCGGACACCGCGATCGCCCGCATCATCAGCAACGGCATCGCCCAGGCGCGCATCGAGAACAAGCGCAGCGAGATCGAAGTGGCGGCCGAGGAAGGCCTGATGGAAGTGCTGCCGGCGATCGAGAAGCGCACGCACTACCTCGGCACCTTCTCCAACATGTCGACCCTGCTGGGCCTGCTCGGCACGGTCATCGGCCTGATCGGCTCCTTCGCCGCGCTCGGCGCCGCCGACCCGGCCGAGAAGGCCGACCTGCTCTCCAAGGGCATCTCGGAGGCCATGAACTGCACGGCCTTCGGCCTGATGGTGGCCATCCCCTCGCTGCTGCTGCACTCCTACCTGCAGAGCCGCACGACCGAGCTGATCGACGGCCTCGAAGCCGTGGCCGGCAAGTTCGTCAACGCGCTCAGCAGCCGTCGCCGCTAA
- the rpoZ gene encoding DNA-directed RNA polymerase subunit omega: protein MARVTVEDCLARIPNQFDLTLVAAKRARQLARGADARLPWGNHKSTVLSLREIAEGYIDRSVLEEIDLPAVQQPKVELEALDPSFDA, encoded by the coding sequence ATGGCCCGTGTAACCGTTGAAGACTGCCTCGCCCGCATCCCGAACCAGTTCGACCTGACCCTGGTGGCCGCCAAGCGTGCCCGCCAGCTGGCCCGCGGCGCCGACGCCCGCCTGCCCTGGGGCAACCACAAGTCCACGGTCCTGTCCCTGCGCGAGATCGCCGAGGGCTACATCGACCGCAGCGTGCTCGAAGAGATCGACCTGCCGGCCGTGCAGCAGCCGAAGGTGGAGCTGGAAGCGCTGGATCCGTCCTTTGATGCTTGA
- a CDS encoding RelA/SpoT family protein, which translates to MELPVIQRISTVIRTQRAEREYGIDALTKLLEGYLTDEQIAEVRRAAEFASNAHKDQRRTSGEPYVYHPLAVARILAEMRLDHTTLIAAILHDVIEDTGISKDSLALEYGKDVAELVDGVSKIGKIEGMSRAERQAESFRKLLLAMTHDLRVILVKLADRLHNMRTMTHVAPDKRRRIAQETLDIYAPIAQRLGIHTIRTELEDLAFEAIYPRRYFVLSAAIREQMGDTRNVIKEVEQKLSTALKKEGIGATVVGREKNIYSVYQKMQRKKLKFLKVMDLLGFRVIVAKVDDCYRTLGVVHHVFKPVPGEFDDYIANAKSNGYQALHTASIGPGGHKIEVQIRTRDMHHVAESGIAAHWQYKLGARDGTAAPQARAREWLRGLFDTLNNSSSADFLESVKVDLFPDEVYVFTPRGDIRRLPRGATAVDFAFAVHSELGEHCVASRVDGQLEPLNSPLKNGQTVQIITARHARPNAAWLNFVKTAKARTSIRSYLKNQREDEAIRLGRRLLEIAMRELQVPMAALKDEKRYAPVLKAYGLNDIEDLFVSIGTGNRLAPLVARQLLPEHEIDKPAQGLAQSLAIEGTEGLVLDYARCCYPVPGDDIRGNVSVGRGIVVHRSDCRHAKARPEDWVPLTWADQVLGDYLAEVRVKAENQRGLLARVTTEIAEAGSSIENVQIPDRGGGEGLEMRFIITVRDRVHLARVLRRIRRLDSVERVIRAG; encoded by the coding sequence ATGGAACTGCCCGTCATCCAGCGCATCAGCACCGTCATCCGTACCCAGCGCGCCGAGCGCGAGTACGGCATCGACGCGCTGACCAAGCTGCTGGAGGGCTACCTCACCGACGAACAGATCGCCGAGGTGCGCCGCGCGGCGGAGTTTGCCAGCAACGCGCACAAGGACCAGCGCCGTACCTCCGGCGAGCCCTACGTCTACCACCCGCTGGCGGTGGCGCGCATCCTGGCCGAGATGCGGCTGGATCACACGACGCTGATCGCGGCGATCCTGCACGACGTCATCGAGGACACCGGCATCTCCAAGGATTCGCTGGCCCTGGAGTACGGCAAGGACGTGGCGGAGCTGGTCGACGGCGTCAGCAAGATCGGCAAGATCGAGGGCATGAGCCGCGCAGAGCGCCAGGCGGAGAGCTTCCGCAAGCTGCTGCTGGCCATGACCCACGATTTGCGCGTGATCCTGGTGAAGCTGGCCGACCGCCTGCACAACATGCGCACGATGACCCACGTGGCGCCGGACAAGCGCCGCCGCATCGCGCAGGAAACGCTGGACATCTACGCCCCCATCGCCCAGCGCCTGGGCATCCACACGATCCGCACCGAACTGGAGGACCTCGCCTTCGAGGCGATCTATCCACGGCGCTACTTCGTGCTGTCGGCGGCCATCCGCGAGCAGATGGGTGATACCCGCAACGTCATCAAGGAGGTGGAGCAGAAGCTCTCCACCGCCCTGAAGAAGGAGGGCATCGGCGCCACCGTGGTGGGGCGCGAGAAGAACATCTACAGCGTCTACCAGAAGATGCAGCGCAAGAAGCTCAAGTTCCTGAAGGTCATGGACCTGCTGGGCTTCCGCGTGATCGTGGCCAAGGTCGACGACTGCTACCGCACGCTGGGCGTGGTGCACCACGTGTTCAAGCCGGTGCCGGGCGAGTTCGACGACTACATCGCCAACGCCAAGTCCAACGGCTACCAGGCGCTGCACACCGCCTCGATCGGCCCCGGCGGTCACAAGATCGAGGTGCAGATCCGCACGCGCGACATGCACCACGTGGCGGAGAGCGGCATCGCGGCCCACTGGCAGTACAAGCTCGGCGCCCGCGACGGTACCGCCGCGCCGCAGGCCCGCGCCCGCGAGTGGCTGCGCGGCCTGTTCGACACCCTCAACAACTCCTCCTCGGCCGACTTCCTGGAAAGCGTCAAGGTCGACCTGTTCCCGGACGAGGTCTACGTCTTCACGCCGCGCGGCGACATCCGCCGCCTGCCGCGCGGGGCCACGGCCGTGGACTTCGCCTTTGCCGTGCATTCTGAGCTGGGCGAGCACTGCGTGGCCTCGCGCGTCGACGGCCAGCTGGAGCCGCTGAACTCGCCGCTGAAGAACGGCCAGACGGTGCAGATCATCACCGCCCGCCATGCCCGCCCGAACGCGGCCTGGCTCAACTTCGTCAAGACCGCCAAGGCGCGCACCTCGATCCGCAGCTACCTCAAGAACCAGCGCGAGGACGAGGCGATCCGCCTGGGACGCCGCCTGCTGGAGATCGCCATGCGCGAGCTGCAGGTGCCGATGGCGGCGCTCAAGGACGAGAAGCGCTATGCCCCGGTGCTGAAGGCCTATGGCCTCAACGACATCGAGGACCTGTTCGTGTCCATCGGCACCGGCAACCGCCTGGCGCCGCTGGTGGCGCGCCAGCTGCTGCCCGAGCACGAGATCGACAAGCCGGCACAGGGCCTGGCGCAGTCGCTGGCCATCGAGGGCACCGAGGGCCTGGTGCTGGACTACGCGCGCTGCTGCTACCCGGTGCCGGGCGACGACATCCGCGGCAACGTCAGCGTCGGTCGCGGCATCGTCGTGCACCGCAGCGACTGCCGCCACGCCAAGGCGCGCCCGGAGGACTGGGTGCCGCTGACCTGGGCCGACCAGGTGCTGGGCGACTACCTGGCCGAGGTGCGGGTCAAGGCGGAGAACCAGCGCGGCCTGCTGGCGCGCGTCACCACCGAGATCGCCGAAGCCGGCTCTTCCATCGAGAACGTCCAGATCCCCGACCGCGGTGGCGGCGAGGGCCTGGAAATGCGCTTCATCATCACCGTGCGCGACCGCGTGCACCTGGCGCGCGTGCTGCGCCGCATCCGCCGGCTGGACTCGGTGGAGCGCGTCATCCGTGCCGGGTGA
- a CDS encoding tetratricopeptide repeat protein — protein MNNRMLPFALTAIALALAACSQQPIKGASPRIGKAIGKYDEPAQEKLPIITSEPIAADPQKAADNYRALLDLEPDLDTKAESKRRLADLTVQIEDTKGNPSESAAALKESIKFYNELLNDRPEDKNNDRVFYQLARAYQNAGDVDASIDTLRRLSERHPDSELAGDAHFRRAELLFLTKRYAESETEYKTVMDLGEQNQFFKHAQYKYGWTQYKQAKFEDAIGTFFAILNRDLPAGEQYETDKALSGVEKGKFDLAKDSLRVVTLSLMQLGGGKALNEYLGKHGDPRFYPLVYAALGEGLLDKERYTDAAETYSAFIERYPRSPRAPAFQTRVIKAYGEGGFADIVVREKERYATAYDPAAAYWGGQPVTQEVLTELRLHMEDLAKHHHALAQKDPAKNKPSYLVAAKWYKRIIEVYPKDPRITEINFLLGDALLDGGQTLEAAKEYSKTAYDYPPHTKSGEAAYAGVLAYQKYAKEVPPADRAAGALRQAIDAGLKMADTFPGHPRTLPVLTQSALDLYELKSYDEAIKVADRVLKTPGNVAQDLRRTAWSVTGDSQFAQKRYPEAEKAFTEERNLTTPNSPAYAEVTEQLAASIYKQGEAARDAKDLRTAANQFLRVGQVTPQAKIRATADYDAAAALMQLEDWPKAAQVLEGFRGMFPGHALEADVDKKLAVAYQKDKKPAQAAAAFRRISMRATESVDTRMEAAWLSATLFDEAKMPAETAQGYESYVRQFPRPLARAVDARQRLIELARARGDVTAETLWLREIVLADDTAGAERTDRTRTLAAQASLALGRMSATQAKALRLSAPVEKSLPAKKQAMETAIQSLNKAAGYGFAEVTTAATYELGTLYQDFGKALMDSERPRNLKDLELEQYNLLLEEQALPFDEKAIATWEANLKRIPQGIYDEWVAKSAKALAAIAPAKYGKREKGEDRYESLK, from the coding sequence ATGAATAACAGGATGTTGCCTTTCGCGCTCACCGCGATCGCGCTGGCGCTGGCGGCCTGCTCCCAGCAACCGATCAAGGGTGCCTCGCCGCGCATCGGCAAGGCCATCGGCAAGTACGACGAGCCGGCCCAGGAAAAGCTGCCGATCATCACCTCCGAGCCGATCGCCGCCGATCCGCAGAAGGCCGCCGACAACTACCGCGCGCTGCTGGACCTGGAGCCGGACCTGGACACCAAGGCCGAGTCCAAGCGCCGCCTGGCCGACCTGACGGTGCAGATCGAGGACACCAAGGGCAATCCCAGCGAGAGCGCCGCGGCCCTCAAGGAGTCGATCAAGTTCTACAACGAACTGCTGAACGACCGCCCCGAGGACAAGAACAACGACCGCGTGTTCTACCAGCTGGCGCGCGCCTACCAGAACGCCGGCGATGTCGATGCGTCGATCGACACGCTGCGCCGCCTGAGCGAGCGCCACCCGGACTCCGAACTGGCCGGCGACGCCCACTTCCGCCGTGCCGAGCTGCTGTTCCTCACCAAGCGCTACGCCGAGTCCGAGACCGAGTACAAGACGGTGATGGACCTGGGCGAGCAGAACCAGTTCTTCAAGCACGCGCAGTACAAGTACGGCTGGACGCAGTACAAGCAGGCCAAGTTCGAGGACGCGATCGGCACCTTCTTCGCGATCCTGAACCGCGACCTGCCGGCCGGCGAGCAGTACGAAACCGACAAGGCCCTGTCGGGCGTGGAGAAGGGCAAGTTCGACCTGGCCAAGGACTCGCTGCGCGTGGTGACGCTGTCGCTGATGCAGCTGGGCGGCGGCAAGGCGCTGAACGAGTACCTCGGCAAGCACGGCGACCCGCGCTTCTACCCGCTGGTCTACGCCGCGCTCGGCGAAGGCCTGCTGGACAAGGAGCGCTATACCGACGCCGCCGAGACCTACAGCGCCTTCATCGAGCGCTACCCGCGCTCGCCGCGCGCCCCGGCCTTCCAGACCCGCGTGATCAAGGCCTACGGCGAAGGCGGCTTCGCCGACATCGTAGTGCGCGAGAAGGAACGCTACGCCACCGCCTACGACCCGGCGGCGGCCTACTGGGGCGGCCAGCCGGTGACGCAGGAAGTGCTGACCGAGCTGCGTCTCCACATGGAAGACCTGGCCAAGCACCACCACGCGCTGGCGCAGAAGGACCCGGCCAAAAACAAGCCGTCCTACCTGGTGGCGGCCAAGTGGTACAAGCGCATCATCGAGGTCTACCCCAAGGACCCGCGCATCACCGAGATCAACTTCCTGCTCGGCGACGCCCTGCTCGACGGCGGCCAGACGCTGGAGGCGGCGAAGGAGTACAGCAAGACCGCCTACGACTACCCGCCGCACACCAAGTCGGGCGAGGCCGCCTACGCCGGCGTCCTGGCCTACCAGAAGTATGCGAAGGAAGTGCCGCCGGCCGACCGCGCCGCCGGCGCGCTGCGCCAGGCGATCGATGCCGGCCTGAAGATGGCCGACACCTTCCCCGGCCACCCCAGGACCCTGCCGGTGCTGACGCAGTCGGCACTGGACCTGTACGAACTCAAGAGCTACGACGAGGCGATCAAGGTCGCCGACCGCGTGCTCAAGACGCCGGGCAACGTCGCGCAGGACCTGCGCCGCACCGCCTGGAGCGTCACCGGCGACTCGCAGTTCGCGCAGAAGCGCTACCCGGAGGCCGAGAAGGCCTTCACCGAGGAGCGCAATCTCACCACGCCGAACAGCCCGGCCTACGCCGAGGTCACCGAGCAGCTGGCCGCCTCGATCTACAAGCAGGGCGAGGCCGCGCGCGACGCCAAGGACCTGCGCACCGCCGCCAACCAGTTCCTGCGCGTCGGCCAGGTCACGCCGCAGGCGAAGATCCGCGCCACCGCCGACTACGACGCCGCCGCCGCGCTGATGCAGCTGGAGGACTGGCCCAAGGCCGCCCAGGTGCTGGAAGGCTTCCGCGGCATGTTCCCCGGCCACGCGCTGGAAGCGGACGTCGACAAGAAGCTGGCCGTCGCCTACCAGAAGGACAAGAAGCCGGCGCAGGCCGCCGCCGCCTTCCGCCGCATCTCGATGCGCGCCACCGAGTCGGTGGACACGCGCATGGAAGCGGCCTGGCTGTCGGCCACGCTGTTCGACGAGGCCAAGATGCCGGCCGAGACGGCGCAGGGCTACGAGTCCTACGTGCGCCAGTTCCCGCGGCCGCTGGCCCGTGCGGTGGACGCCCGCCAGCGCCTGATCGAACTGGCCCGCGCGCGTGGCGATGTCACCGCCGAGACCCTGTGGCTGCGCGAGATCGTGCTGGCCGACGACACCGCCGGTGCCGAACGCACCGACCGCACCCGCACGCTGGCGGCACAGGCCAGCCTGGCCCTCGGCCGCATGAGCGCCACCCAGGCCAAGGCGCTGCGCCTGAGCGCACCGGTGGAGAAGTCGCTGCCGGCCAAGAAGCAGGCCATGGAAACGGCGATCCAGTCGCTGAACAAGGCCGCCGGCTACGGCTTCGCCGAGGTCACCACGGCGGCAACCTACGAGTTGGGCACGCTGTACCAGGACTTCGGCAAGGCGCTGATGGACTCGGAGCGGCCGCGCAATCTCAAGGACCTGGAGCTGGAGCAGTACAACCTGCTGCTGGAAGAGCAGGCCCTGCCCTTCGACGAGAAGGCCATCGCCACCTGGGAAGCCAACCTCAAGCGCATTCCGCAGGGGATCTACGACGAATGGGTCGCCAAGAGCGCCAAGGCGCTGGCCGCGATCGCGCCGGCCAAGTACGGCAAGCGTGAGAAGGGCGAGGACCGTTATGAAAGCCTCAAGTAA
- a CDS encoding YicC/YloC family endoribonuclease produces the protein MIRSMTGYARAEVQKPWGRISWELRSVNHRYLDLQLKMPEEFRAIENELRVLAGARLGRGKVECGLRFIREASAEEKLQLDLNRLRQLRDAMDAVAQECGPLTATDPVRLLAFPGVLKQEQADFAPMLAEARSLFEKALEDFSQTRGREGERLGQFLNERTVAITELIARVRERHPQVRDLWLQKLRARCAELGVEIEPQRLAQETALAASRLDVEEEMSRLLSHLEEVKQACARGESVGRRLDFLMQELNREANTLSSKSQDAEITRCAVEMKVIIEQMREQVQNIE, from the coding sequence ATGATCCGCAGCATGACGGGCTATGCCCGGGCGGAAGTGCAGAAACCCTGGGGCCGCATCAGCTGGGAGCTGCGCTCGGTCAATCACCGTTACCTGGACCTGCAGCTGAAGATGCCGGAGGAATTCCGCGCCATCGAGAACGAGCTGCGGGTGCTGGCCGGTGCCCGCCTGGGGCGCGGCAAGGTTGAATGCGGCCTGCGTTTCATCCGCGAGGCCTCGGCCGAGGAAAAGCTGCAGCTGGACCTCAACCGCCTGCGCCAGCTGCGCGACGCGATGGACGCCGTGGCCCAGGAATGCGGCCCGCTGACCGCCACCGACCCGGTGCGCCTGCTGGCCTTCCCCGGCGTGCTCAAGCAGGAGCAGGCCGACTTCGCGCCGATGCTGGCCGAGGCCCGGAGCCTGTTCGAAAAGGCGCTGGAAGATTTCAGCCAGACCCGCGGCCGCGAGGGCGAACGCCTGGGCCAGTTCCTGAACGAGCGCACCGTGGCCATCACCGAGTTGATCGCCCGCGTGCGCGAGCGCCACCCGCAGGTGCGCGACCTGTGGCTGCAGAAGCTGCGTGCCCGCTGCGCCGAGCTGGGCGTGGAGATCGAGCCGCAGCGCCTGGCCCAGGAAACCGCCCTGGCCGCCAGCCGCCTGGACGTGGAGGAGGAGATGTCGCGCCTGCTCAGCCACCTGGAGGAAGTGAAGCAGGCCTGCGCCCGCGGCGAGTCCGTCGGCCGCCGCCTGGATTTCCTGATGCAGGAGCTCAACCGCGAAGCCAACACCCTGTCGTCCAAATCGCAGGACGCCGAGATCACCCGCTGCGCCGTCGAGATGAAGGTCATCATCGAGCAGATGCGCGAGCAGGTGCAGAACATCGAGTAG
- a CDS encoding tetratricopeptide repeat protein, which translates to MKASSKHRLQLALVLALGAALGACKTTGPSLPDRPAAETGKPKPPDKGDPQARFKAALEQLKGKQFAEAEQALVELTKDFPEYSGPWTNLGIIYFNSNRKGPAAAAFNKAAVLNQDNVVAFNYLGMLARETRDYPRAQMAYDKALKLQPDNALVHLNLAILLDEYLKRPADALPHYKEYQRLSGKQDLRVLAWVAEIEANAAKAAPAPAVAPAAAAPAPAGQTQPKSGAAQARPRAAEQAK; encoded by the coding sequence ATGAAAGCCTCAAGTAAACATCGGCTGCAGCTGGCGCTGGTGCTGGCGCTGGGCGCCGCACTGGGCGCCTGCAAGACCACCGGCCCCTCGCTGCCGGACCGCCCCGCGGCCGAGACCGGCAAGCCCAAGCCGCCCGACAAGGGCGACCCGCAGGCGCGCTTCAAGGCGGCGCTGGAACAGCTCAAGGGCAAGCAGTTCGCCGAGGCCGAGCAGGCCCTGGTGGAACTGACCAAGGACTTCCCGGAGTACTCCGGCCCCTGGACCAACCTCGGCATCATCTACTTCAACTCCAACCGCAAGGGCCCGGCGGCGGCGGCCTTCAACAAGGCGGCGGTGCTGAACCAGGACAACGTGGTGGCCTTCAACTACCTCGGCATGCTGGCGCGCGAGACCCGCGACTACCCGCGTGCGCAGATGGCCTACGACAAGGCGTTGAAGCTGCAGCCGGACAACGCCCTGGTGCACCTGAACCTGGCGATCCTGCTGGACGAGTACCTGAAGCGACCGGCCGACGCCCTGCCGCACTACAAGGAATACCAGCGCCTGTCCGGCAAGCAGGACCTGCGGGTGCTGGCCTGGGTCGCCGAGATCGAGGCCAACGCCGCCAAGGCCGCGCCGGCACCGGCCGTGGCCCCTGCGGCGGCGGCCCCGGCGCCAGCCGGGCAGACACAGCCGAAGAGCGGTGCCGCACAGGCGCGACCGCGCGCCGCGGAGCAAGCAAAATGA
- the gmk gene encoding guanylate kinase produces the protein MNPSDKTAAAAGTLFIVSAPSGGGKTSLTRALVPHLAAQSIPATISVSYTTRTPRPGEVDGTHYHFVSRETFAGMAERGEFFEHAEVFGNLYGTGRARTEALLAAGHDVILDIDWQGGRQVRGQTEEAVGIFILPPSLEELERRLRGRSQDSDEVIARRMAQAHDEMSHHDEYDYLIVNEDFDRALREISAIFVAHRLLIDGQRQRHGARIRGLLA, from the coding sequence GTGAACCCATCCGACAAGACGGCCGCAGCGGCGGGAACGCTGTTCATCGTCTCCGCCCCCTCGGGCGGCGGCAAGACCAGCCTGACCCGCGCCCTGGTGCCGCACCTGGCGGCCCAGTCCATCCCCGCGACGATCTCGGTGTCCTACACCACCCGGACCCCGCGGCCGGGGGAGGTGGACGGCACCCATTACCATTTCGTCAGCCGCGAAACCTTCGCCGGCATGGCGGAGCGGGGGGAGTTCTTCGAGCATGCCGAGGTCTTCGGCAATCTCTACGGCACCGGCCGGGCCAGGACCGAGGCCCTGCTGGCGGCGGGGCATGACGTGATCCTGGACATCGACTGGCAGGGGGGGCGCCAGGTGCGGGGCCAGACTGAAGAGGCGGTCGGCATCTTTATCCTGCCGCCCTCGCTGGAGGAACTGGAGCGCCGTCTCAGGGGCCGCAGCCAGGACAGCGACGAGGTGATCGCCAGGCGCATGGCCCAGGCGCATGACGAGATGTCGCACCACGACGAGTACGACTACCTGATCGTGAACGAGGATTTCGACCGGGCTTTGCGCGAGATTTCGGCCATTTTCGTGGCCCACCGACTCCTTATAGACGGGCAGCGGCAGCGCCATGGGGCCCGGATCCGGGGCTTGCTGGCTTAA
- a CDS encoding HU family DNA-binding protein, which produces MNKTDLINAVADKADLSKADAGRAIDSLFEVVAKALKKRDKVSLVGFGTFQVRERKARVGRNPKTGAPLKIKASKTPSFKAGKALKDAVK; this is translated from the coding sequence ATGAACAAGACCGATCTGATCAACGCGGTTGCCGACAAGGCCGACCTGTCCAAGGCCGATGCCGGTCGCGCGATCGATTCACTGTTTGAGGTGGTGGCCAAGGCGCTGAAGAAGCGCGACAAGGTTTCGCTGGTGGGTTTCGGCACCTTCCAGGTGCGCGAGCGCAAGGCCCGCGTCGGCCGCAACCCCAAGACCGGAGCCCCCCTGAAGATCAAGGCCAGCAAAACTCCGAGCTTCAAGGCTGGTAAAGCGCTCAAGGACGCTGTAAAGTAG
- a CDS encoding acyl-CoA dehydrogenase family protein, with amino-acid sequence MQFTHEHKELYRTTKKFVEEELNPHVAEWEKAGIWPAHEVLKRMGDLGLLGINKPVENGGMGLDYSYQIMFAQALGNCLCGGVPMGIGVQTDMATPALARFGSPALRKEYLEPAIRGEMVVSIAVSEASAGSDVANIKTVARRDGDDYVINGSKMWITNGTQSDWACMLVNTSDGKPHMNKSLIVVPMDAKGIDRKTKLDKLGMRSSDTAMIFMDNVRVPRRNLIGQEGMGFTIQMMQFQEERLFGAASGIDGLFNLIQETIEYTGQRQAFGQSLLDNQSVHFRMAELRTEVESLKALIYQTTEEYILGHKSPQEVAMLASMCKLKIGRVSREVTDACLQYWGGQGFMWDNNISRAYRDTRLISIGGGADEVMLGIICKMMNILPSRKKFEARKSADTAA; translated from the coding sequence ATGCAATTTACCCACGAGCACAAAGAGCTGTACCGCACCACGAAGAAGTTCGTCGAGGAAGAGCTCAATCCCCACGTCGCCGAGTGGGAGAAGGCGGGCATCTGGCCGGCGCACGAGGTGCTCAAGCGCATGGGCGACCTGGGCCTGCTGGGCATCAACAAGCCGGTGGAGAACGGCGGCATGGGCCTGGATTACTCCTACCAGATCATGTTCGCCCAGGCCCTGGGCAACTGCCTCTGCGGCGGCGTGCCGATGGGCATCGGCGTGCAGACCGACATGGCCACGCCGGCCCTCGCCCGCTTCGGCTCGCCGGCGCTGCGCAAGGAATACCTGGAGCCGGCGATCAGGGGCGAGATGGTGGTGTCCATCGCCGTTTCCGAGGCCTCGGCCGGCTCCGACGTGGCCAACATCAAGACCGTCGCCCGCCGCGACGGCGACGACTACGTGATCAACGGCTCCAAGATGTGGATCACCAACGGCACCCAGTCGGACTGGGCCTGCATGCTGGTCAACACCAGCGACGGCAAGCCGCACATGAACAAGTCGCTGATCGTGGTGCCGATGGACGCCAAGGGCATCGACCGCAAGACCAAGCTCGACAAGCTGGGCATGCGCTCCTCCGACACGGCGATGATCTTCATGGACAACGTCCGCGTGCCGCGCCGCAACCTGATCGGCCAGGAAGGCATGGGCTTCACGATCCAGATGATGCAGTTCCAGGAGGAACGCCTGTTCGGCGCCGCGTCCGGCATCGACGGCCTGTTCAACCTGATCCAGGAGACCATCGAGTACACCGGCCAGCGCCAGGCCTTCGGCCAGTCGCTGCTGGACAACCAGTCGGTGCACTTCCGCATGGCCGAGCTGCGCACCGAGGTGGAATCCCTCAAGGCGCTGATCTACCAGACCACCGAGGAGTACATCCTGGGCCACAAGTCGCCGCAGGAAGTGGCGATGCTGGCCTCGATGTGCAAGCTCAAGATCGGCCGCGTCTCGCGCGAGGTCACCGACGCCTGCCTGCAGTACTGGGGTGGCCAGGGCTTCATGTGGGACAACAACATCTCCCGCGCCTACCGCGACACCCGCCTGATCTCGATCGGCGGCGGCGCCGACGAGGTCATGCTGGGCATCATCTGCAAGATGATGAACATCCTGCCGAGCAGGAAGAAGTTTGAAGCAAGGAAGTCTGCCGACACGGCTGCGTAG